DNA sequence from the Tistrella bauzanensis genome:
GAACGGCCGTGCGCATCTGGACCGGCTCGGCTACGATATCCGCGCCGTCGTGGCCGGGATGGACCGGGCCCGCTGCGATCGGCTGGGCCCGCCCGTGACGGCGGACCACCTTCGCCCTCCCGGCAACCCGACGGACGGATGATGCCTGATACCGAACAGCCGCGACCTGTCGTCACCCCCCCGGACCTCCCCGTCCTGCTCAGGGATGGCCGGCCGCTCCGGGTGATGCAGCTCATGGCGGGCGCCGCCCATGGCGGTGCCGAGGCCTTTTTCGACCGCCTGGCGGTCGCCTTCCATCACAGGGGGATCGAGCAGGCGATCGCCGTTCGCCCCCACCCGGAACGCATGGCGACGCTGCGGGCCGCGGGGTTGGATCCCCAGGGGCTGCGTTTCGGCCGCCATGCCGACATCAAGACCTGGTGGCGATTGCGGCGGATGGTGAAGCGCTTCCGGCCCGACATCGTGCTGACCTGGATGAACCGCGCCACGGCCGCCTGCCCGACGGGCGATTTCGTTCACGTGGCACGGCTGGGTGGTTATTACGATCTGAAGAACTATCGCGGAGCCGATCATCTGGTCGGCAACACCCGCGATATCGTCGCCTATCTGCGCCGCAAGGGCGTGCCGGCCGAGCGCAGCCACTACGTGCCCAATTTCGTCGACGCCACGCCGATGCCGCCCGAGCCGCGGTCGCGCTGGGGCACGCCGGATGATGCGCCGCTGATCCTGGGACTTGGGCGGCTGCACCCGAACAAGGGCTTCGACGTGCTGATCCGTGCGGTGGCGCAGGTGCCGCGCGCGCATCTGTGGCTGGCAGGCGTGGGATCGCTGGAAGACGATCTGCGCGAACTGGCGCGCGGGCTTGGCATCACCGACCGGGTGTCATTCCTGGGCTGGCGCACCGATGTGGCGGCGCTGTATGCGGCGGCCGATGTGTTCGTCTGTTCGTCGCGTCACGAACCGCTGGGCAATATCGTGCTGGAAGCCTGGGCGCATGGCGTGCCGGTGGTGGCGGCCGCAAGCCAGGGGCCGTCGGAGCTGATCGCTCATGGTGCCAACGGCCTGCTGGTACCGGTGGATCACGACGCGGCCATGGCGGCAAGCATCGAAACCGTGCTGCGCGAAACCCGGCTGCGCGAGACGATGATCGCCGGCGGCCGCACGGCCTATGAGCGCAATTTCACCGAGGCGGCGGTGGTCGGGGCCTATGCCGATCTCTTCCGCCGGATCCTGCCCCGGAGCTGAAGGAACAGTCGCCCATGTGCGGCATCGCCGGCATCATGACCCGGGACGGCCAGCCGCCCACCCGCGCGGTTCTGGAGCGCCTGGCCGGCGCCATGGGCCATCGCGGCCCTGATGGCCATGGTGTGACCCTGCGTGGCGGGGTGGGGCTGGTCCATACCCGGCTGGCGATCATCGACCTCGCCACCGGCGATCAGCCGCTGCTGTGGCCGATCGACCCGGCCGACCGGAACGCCGTGCCGAGTGGCGATCACAGCCGGAGCCTGGCTCTGGTCGCCAATGGCGAGGTCTATAACTATCGGGAACTGAAGACTGCCCTCGCCGGCGAACCCTTCCGCACCGCATCGGATTGCGAGCCGCCTCTGCCGCTGTATCTGCGCCACGGCACCGAGGGTTTCGACCGGTTGCGCGGCATGTATGCCATCGCGCTGCATGATCCGCGCGGCAGCGGCGATGGCCGGCTGGTGCTGGCGCGTGACCCGTTCGGCATCAAGCCGCTATATTACGTCGAGGGGCCCGAAGGCTTTGCCTTCGCGTCGGAGCCGGCGGTCCTGATCCGGGCCGGGCTTGCCGGCACGGCCCTGGATGACGCGCGGATCATCGAACTGCTGCAGCTGCATTTCACCACCGGTGCCGGAACGGTTTTCCCGGCCATCCGCCGGGTGCTGCCAGGCGAGCGGCTGATCGTCGAGGCCGGGCGGATCACCGACCGCCGCCTGGCACCGGCACTGCCCGGGGGCGATGCGCGGCCCGATCCCGATCCCGGACGCCGAATGGATGCGGCGCTGGCCGCTTTTGACCGCGTGTTCGAGCAGACCATCGATCTGCATCAGCGCAGCGACGTGCCCTATGGCCTGTTCCTGTCGGGCGGTGTCGACAGTTCGGCCGTGCTGGCGATGATGGCGCGCCTGAACAGCCGGCCGGTGACCGCCTTCACCGCCGGATTCGGCGATGGCGGGGTGCATGACGAACGGGCGGCTGCCCGCGTCGTTGCCGGCGTGACCGGTGCCGATCTGATCGAAACCCTGGTGACCCGCGCCGATTTCGACCGGATCGCGCCGCAGGTGGCGCGGGCGCTGGATGATCCGACCCTGGACTATGCGGTTTTGCCCAGTTTCAAGCTGGCCGAGATTGCGCGCGGCCATGTGAAGGTGGTGTTGTCGGGCGAGGGCGGCGACGAGCTGTTCGCCGGCTATGGCCGGTATCGTCGTGCCCGTCGGTGGCGGCTGTTCGGGGGCCGCCCGATGCGCCGTCGCGGCGACCTGGACGGTACGGGGCTGCTGCGGCCGGAATGGTCGGCCACGGCCGATGACTGGCGCCAGGGCGTGGCGGCCGCCGAAGCGGCGGCGGCCCGCGCCGGCGGCACCCGGCTGCAACGCCTTCAGGCGGTGGATTGCGCCGACTGGCTGCCCAACGACCTGCTGCTGAAGCTGGACCGGATGCTGATGGCCAATGGTATCGAGGGACGCACTCCGTTTCTGGACCCGGCCATGGCCGCCTTCGCCTGGCCCTTGCCCGACCGGATGAAGGTCGACCGGCGGCGCGGCAAGCTGCTGCTGCGCCACTGGCTGGCACGGCATCTGCCGGAGGCGACGCCGTTTGCGCCCAAACGCGGCTTCACCGTGCCGGTGGGGGCGTGGATTGCGGCCGACGCCGCGCGGCTGGGGCCACTGGTGGCCGACGAGCCGCTGATCGCCCGGTTGTCGCCACGGGAGGCCGTGATCGACCTGTTCCGGGCGGCCGACCGCCCCGGTCAGGGCCAGCGCGCCTGGGGGCTGCTGATGCTGGCGCTGTGGCACCGCATTCAGGTGAACGGCGCGGCACCGGGGCCGGATATCGCCTCGACACTGGCCGGGCAGTGACCCGGCCCGCCAATGCTCCGGCGCGCCAATGGCCCGGCCTGCCAATGACCTGACCAGCGCGTGATCTTCAGCGGATCTCCGCCCGATACAGCACCGGCCAGGCATCGGCCGGAATGCCCTGACAGACCTCCATCGCGATCAGCGATGTCAGGCGGAAGCGGCGGCCATCCCATACCCAACTGGCGGCGGTGCCGCAATCACCGATCCCGCGGCCCTTGGCATAGCTCGACAGCATGCGATTGTCGGCATCATAGTCTACGTTCATCAGGTCGATCGGACTGATGCCGTCGGGCATCTCGATATCCGCCGTCGCGATCTGTCCCTTCTGGTCTTCGACCCACAGCTGATAGACCATGTTATAGGCGCCGGCCATGCAGACGGCGCCATACAGCACATGAGCGGCATCCAGCCGGCCGATCAGCGGTGGCACCATCTCGCGGGCCTGCGGATCGCAGTCGTCGCCCAGAGGGTGGGCGTCAAATCCGGCTGGCAATCCGGCGGGCACGGCGGACGTGGAGGGCTGCGGCGGTGTCACTACCGGCACCGGCGGCACTGGCGGTATGGTCGAGGCCGGCTTGTCGCCCGGCCTGACCAGCGCCGTGACCGTACCCACCCGCTTCTGTGCATCATCGATATAGAGCAGCGCGGCCGAGGCCCCCGCCAGCGAGACCCGGGTGGCGGCCAGAACCCCCTTTGCGGGCGCGGTCACCGTAATCTCCAGCATGTTGGCTTGCCGCAGCGCCGGCAGCACGGCTGCCGCCATCGATGCGGGGAGCGGCGCCATCAGCATTCCCTGATCGATGGTGGCGTCGATCGGCGGCAGGCTGCCACCACCACCTGGAACGGTAAGCGTCGCCGTGACCGGCCCGGTCGTGGCCTCGTCGGCCAGCAGAATGCCGATGGCAAGCCGCGGCACCGCGTCGCCGTCGCCGTCGCGTGCCACTGACAGCCAGGTGCCGAACACGGCATCGCTCATCGCCGGCGCCGTGCCGAAGGCCGTGCAGCTGTGGCGGTTGTCGCAGGCCACCCACCAGTCCTTGAAGGTGCCGGTGCTTTGCGCCGCCGCCGGCGCCGCCATCAGCATCAGGGCGCCCAGAGCCGCGGGCACGCCCGCGCGGGCTGCGGTGTGGTGGCGCGGCTTGCGGGTGGTGGGACGGGTCATCGGATGGCCTTGTCGACAGGAAGCGGGTGCGATCGACATCATATAGCGCATCCGACAGTGCGGCGACCCGCGGCTCCGGCACAATGGGCGGCGTCGATCCGGCACGGGCCGGCGCGGGCAGGGGATGTGTGATCAGGCTGTATCTCGCGCAGGGGGTTCGCCTTGTGCGGGTGATGCGCGTTCAAGCTGCAAAAAATGATGAAACCGGGACACATCTACCGTTAAACTTCCACCCACGCCCGGCTGCGGCACTGTATCGTCGGCCGTCTGTTGCCTTCGGGAGACCTCTGCTGGCTGTGCCGTCATGATCCGGGACTTGCGAGACCTGCCGCCGTCCGGTCGCGCGCATCATGCGACGCACCTCAAGGAGACCGCTGGTCATATGCCGTCGTCCGGGCGCCGGTCGCTGCTCCAGATGCCGTTGATCCAGGCCCTGATGATTGCGGCGATCGCGGTCTATCTCGTGCTGGTCGGGGTGGGTGTCACGCTGCATCTGGTCGCCTATCAGCAGCCACTGCGCGACGCCATGGAGCGGGCTGAAGGCACCGCACGCCTGCTGGCCGATCATGCCGCCCAGGCGATGGAAGCAGCCGACCTGACGCTTCTGCGCGCTGTCGACCGCGTGGCGGACTATGACATGCGCCTCCGCGGCGACGGGGCGGCACCACGGCCACGTCTGCTGTTCGACCGGCTGGACGAATTGATCCGCGGTTCGCAGCAACTGCGGGCGCTGTGGGCGGTGGATCGTGCCGGCGTGATGTATGTGCAGACCCATGTCTTCCCGACGCCGCCGATCGACCTTGCCGGTGACGATTACATGAGCCGGCTGATGCGGGCACCCGACAGCGGTCTGGTGGTGGGGAGCACCACCTATGGCGCCTTTACCGGTCGGCGCTATTTCACCGTCGCCCGGGCGCTGACCGATCCGGCGGGCGGCTTTGCGGGCGCTGCCGCCGCGGCCGTGGATGTGGAACATTTCACCGCGTTCTATGGTGCGGCACCGATCGGCGATCATGGCCGGGTGCTGTTGATGTCGACCGTAGGGGCCGGGGTGCTGGCGGCAAGCCCCGGGCTTGCCGAAGCCGAGGTCACCCAGTTGCGGCACGCCATCAGGGACGTGCCGCCTCTGACCCGGGCAAAGGCGCGCGACGAGCCGCCGGCGGCGGTGCTGATCGGCGGCGACTATGGCGGAGGGCCGTGGTTCGCGGCGGCGGTGCCGGTACCGGGGCAGGCCATGCAGGTTGTGGTGCTGCTGGCCGAGAGCGACGCGCTTGCGGCGTGGCGCGCCTCGGGCTGGCGCACGGCGGGGTTGCTGCTGATCGCGGGCGCCGGTCTTGCCGGCGCTGTGGTTCTGATGCGGAACCATCTGGCGCGGCCGCTCGACCGGCTGCACGCGGCGATCCACCGGATCGAGCAGGGCCAGATCGACCGGCCGGTGGGTACCAGCGGCGGTCTGCCGCAGATCGAGGCCGCAATGACCGGCATCGAGACCCTGCGGCTGTCGTTGTCGCATCTGACCGATCATCTGAATGCCGAGGTCGACACCCGCACACAGGAACTGGAAGAGCGCAGCCAGCAGTTCAATGCCGCCCTTGAGAACGTGTTTCTGGGGCTGGCGATGTTCGATGCCGAACGGCGGCTGGTGGTCTGCAATCAGCGCTATCGCGAATTGTTCGGCCTGAGCGAGTCCCTGGCCTGCCGGGGGACCACGCTGCACGCTATTCTTGAACATGCGGCACGGGTTGAAGGCTATGACGTGTCGGAACTGGGCGAGGTTCTGTCGCGGCGGCTGGAACGGCTGGCGACCCGCCATACCCGGACCTGGTCTGAAGAATTGCGCAATGGCCGGGTGCTGGACCTGTTCGTGCGGCCGGTCGCCTCGGGCGGCGCGCTGGTCGCGGTGCAGGACGTTACCGAGCAGCGTCGTTTCGAACAGGCGCTGATGGAGGCCAAGATGCAGGCGGAGCGCGCAAACAGCGCGAAGTCCGAGTTCCTGGCCAATATGAGCCATGAACTGCGCACGCCGTTGAACGCGATCATCGGTTTTTCCGAGATCATCGGTGCCGAGATGTTCGGCCCTGCCGGCAACCCGCGCTATGCCGCCTATGGCCGTGACATCGCCACCTCCGGCCGGCATCTGCTGGTGCTGATCAACGATATCCTGGATCTGTCGAAGGCCGAATCCGGCCGGATGACCGTGGATGTGGCGCCGGTCGTTCTGGGGCGTGTGGTCCGCGACTGTCTGCGGATGGTGGAGGCGCAGGCACGGGACAATCACGTGCGGCTGGTGGCCGACATTGCGCCGGGCCTGCCCGATATGCGCACCGATGAACGCCGGCTGGCGCAGGTTCTGCTGAACCTCTTGTCGAACGCCGTGAAGTTCACCCCCGCCGGTGGCCGGGTGACGCTGTCGGCCCGTGCCGTATCGGACCGCGCCGCATCGGACCGCATCGTGCTGGTGGTCGAAGATACCGGCATCGGCATGTCGGCGGCCGAGATCGAGGTGGCGCTGAGCGTGTTCGGCCAGATCGAAAGCGCCATGCATCGCCGCCACCACGGCACCGGCCTTGGTCTGCCGCTTGCGGTGCGGCTGATCGATCTGCTGGGTGGCCAGTTCGACCTTGTCAGCCGGCCGGCACAGGGAACCCGCGCGACCGTGATGCTGCCGCGCGACGCAACCAGGCCCCTGGCGGCGACACTGGACACCATGTCACGTGCCGCCGCGCCGGATCCCGGCCAGCGGCCGAAGGCGCGCCCGGCGCCACCGTCGGCCGCGGCCTATTCAGCGTCGGACCTGTCAGTTTCAGGCCAATCAGTCCCGGGCCAGTGACACCGAAACCAGGACAGGTGCCGTGCTGGCGGTGTTGCGCGCCTGGATGGTGACCATGTCGGCGGCGCTGACCACACCATCGACCTGGATATCCGGGCCGGCATCGCGCGCCAGCGTGCAGATCACCCGGTCGCCGACATGGGCGCCTGCAACCTCCATCGTCTGTTCGATCACGGTGGCCGCGACCGGTGCGGGCAGTGCGACCGTCGTCGCGACACGCGGACCGGCGGATACAGCGGTCCGGCGACGGCCAGGGCGTTGTTGATGATAGCATTGTGATGCCTAAATTTTTGTGCCGCGTGACTGTTTCTCCGTTTCCGGCATAGCTGAATGTAATTATAGAGGCCACATGTTGCGTCATATGCGCTCGGGATCTGCATGACGAGAGTCATTTTGATTTTCCTGTATTGACGGAGGGCGCATCGAGCGCTCGCCACAATCAAGGTGATGACATGAGTTTTCTGAACATGGAGACGATGTCTGCGCTGAGGGCGGCAGCTGTGCCCGCCGATGGCAGCTATGCCCTGCTTGCCGGTTATCATCGGCCCGGCGATGGTGGCGGCAGCAGTTTCGTGTGGTCGGCCGCATCGACCGATGCCGATAATGGCGGCACGGTGATCGCCGCCGATGCCGGCGGCAGCGGCCGCTGGCTTCGCAGCCACGCGGCCGGCATCGACCCGCTCGCCTTCGGCGCCGCGGGCAACGGCATCAGCGATGATGGTGATGTTCTGGCGGCCGTCGACGCGTTTGCCGTTGCCGGGGATGTCACCGTGGTGGTGAGCCGCAACCACCGGATCGATCGCCATCTGACGCTTGCGGCGGCCTGGTCCTTTGACGGTGGCGGCCTCACGATCGGCGCCGAGGCCATGCCGTCGACGGGCGCCTTCACCCAGTCGGTGCCGGGGATTCAGCTCTCGGACGGATGCCCGAACAACACCGCCGAATACTATCTGAACACGGTGCTTGAGGCGGAGCCGCCTTACATGCTGATCGATGGTCGGCGGGCGCGCAAATACCGGGTGTTCGGCTTCTTCCAGATCGGCAAGGCTGTCGACAACTGGGCGCTGTCCAGTGCCGGCACCGATACCTGGTATCTGGACCAGACCCGTAACCCCGACGATGTGGGGCCGGTCGCCAAGATGGTCTCGACCTCCGACAAGCTGTGGATCAAGGTCGACGGCGTCTACAAGCGCCTGACCGGACGGCCCGCAGCGGCCGCGCCGACGCTTTTGGAGAAAGATTTTACCTTCGGCCGGATTGAAGGCGAGGTGCAGAATGGCACGCCCTATGTCCGGCTGTCGGACGGTGTGTCGCCGAACAGCTATGATCCGGGATCGTTCTATACCGACTACACCATCCGCGCGCCAGGTGCGGAGGGACCGATCGGCAAGTATCTGCATCTATGCTGGGCCTGGGGCGCCAAGGGGTCGGCGGTTGCCGAGGATCGCGTCTATACCCGCCATGAATTCAAGGATCTGGCATGGGCTGCACCCTATGTGGTCAGGTTCCAGCGGCCGGTGTCTGCCGCACCCGACCAGCGGCTGTTCTTCGGTGACGGCACGGCGGCCATGCCTGGCGAGACCTGGCTGGCCTGGTTCGGCGCCGATCCCGACAGCGACGACAATTATGATGCCATACAGGCCGCCTTCGGCAGCGCCTGGCTGGTTGGCGGCAATACCGTCCGCCATCACGACACCAGACTGTTGAAGATCTGCTTTGGCCGCACGGAAACGCCACCG
Encoded proteins:
- a CDS encoding ATP-binding protein, which translates into the protein MPSSGRRSLLQMPLIQALMIAAIAVYLVLVGVGVTLHLVAYQQPLRDAMERAEGTARLLADHAAQAMEAADLTLLRAVDRVADYDMRLRGDGAAPRPRLLFDRLDELIRGSQQLRALWAVDRAGVMYVQTHVFPTPPIDLAGDDYMSRLMRAPDSGLVVGSTTYGAFTGRRYFTVARALTDPAGGFAGAAAAAVDVEHFTAFYGAAPIGDHGRVLLMSTVGAGVLAASPGLAEAEVTQLRHAIRDVPPLTRAKARDEPPAAVLIGGDYGGGPWFAAAVPVPGQAMQVVVLLAESDALAAWRASGWRTAGLLLIAGAGLAGAVVLMRNHLARPLDRLHAAIHRIEQGQIDRPVGTSGGLPQIEAAMTGIETLRLSLSHLTDHLNAEVDTRTQELEERSQQFNAALENVFLGLAMFDAERRLVVCNQRYRELFGLSESLACRGTTLHAILEHAARVEGYDVSELGEVLSRRLERLATRHTRTWSEELRNGRVLDLFVRPVASGGALVAVQDVTEQRRFEQALMEAKMQAERANSAKSEFLANMSHELRTPLNAIIGFSEIIGAEMFGPAGNPRYAAYGRDIATSGRHLLVLINDILDLSKAESGRMTVDVAPVVLGRVVRDCLRMVEAQARDNHVRLVADIAPGLPDMRTDERRLAQVLLNLLSNAVKFTPAGGRVTLSARAVSDRAASDRIVLVVEDTGIGMSAAEIEVALSVFGQIESAMHRRHHGTGLGLPLAVRLIDLLGGQFDLVSRPAQGTRATVMLPRDATRPLAATLDTMSRAAAPDPGQRPKARPAPPSAAAYSASDLSVSGQSVPGQ
- a CDS encoding DUF1176 domain-containing protein gives rise to the protein MTRPTTRKPRHHTAARAGVPAALGALMLMAAPAAAQSTGTFKDWWVACDNRHSCTAFGTAPAMSDAVFGTWLSVARDGDGDAVPRLAIGILLADEATTGPVTATLTVPGGGGSLPPIDATIDQGMLMAPLPASMAAAVLPALRQANMLEITVTAPAKGVLAATRVSLAGASAALLYIDDAQKRVGTVTALVRPGDKPASTIPPVPPVPVVTPPQPSTSAVPAGLPAGFDAHPLGDDCDPQAREMVPPLIGRLDAAHVLYGAVCMAGAYNMVYQLWVEDQKGQIATADIEMPDGISPIDLMNVDYDADNRMLSSYAKGRGIGDCGTAASWVWDGRRFRLTSLIAMEVCQGIPADAWPVLYRAEIR
- the asnB gene encoding asparagine synthase (glutamine-hydrolyzing) codes for the protein MCGIAGIMTRDGQPPTRAVLERLAGAMGHRGPDGHGVTLRGGVGLVHTRLAIIDLATGDQPLLWPIDPADRNAVPSGDHSRSLALVANGEVYNYRELKTALAGEPFRTASDCEPPLPLYLRHGTEGFDRLRGMYAIALHDPRGSGDGRLVLARDPFGIKPLYYVEGPEGFAFASEPAVLIRAGLAGTALDDARIIELLQLHFTTGAGTVFPAIRRVLPGERLIVEAGRITDRRLAPALPGGDARPDPDPGRRMDAALAAFDRVFEQTIDLHQRSDVPYGLFLSGGVDSSAVLAMMARLNSRPVTAFTAGFGDGGVHDERAAARVVAGVTGADLIETLVTRADFDRIAPQVARALDDPTLDYAVLPSFKLAEIARGHVKVVLSGEGGDELFAGYGRYRRARRWRLFGGRPMRRRGDLDGTGLLRPEWSATADDWRQGVAAAEAAAARAGGTRLQRLQAVDCADWLPNDLLLKLDRMLMANGIEGRTPFLDPAMAAFAWPLPDRMKVDRRRGKLLLRHWLARHLPEATPFAPKRGFTVPVGAWIAADAARLGPLVADEPLIARLSPREAVIDLFRAADRPGQGQRAWGLLMLALWHRIQVNGAAPGPDIASTLAGQ
- a CDS encoding glycosyltransferase; the encoded protein is MPDTEQPRPVVTPPDLPVLLRDGRPLRVMQLMAGAAHGGAEAFFDRLAVAFHHRGIEQAIAVRPHPERMATLRAAGLDPQGLRFGRHADIKTWWRLRRMVKRFRPDIVLTWMNRATAACPTGDFVHVARLGGYYDLKNYRGADHLVGNTRDIVAYLRRKGVPAERSHYVPNFVDATPMPPEPRSRWGTPDDAPLILGLGRLHPNKGFDVLIRAVAQVPRAHLWLAGVGSLEDDLRELARGLGITDRVSFLGWRTDVAALYAAADVFVCSSRHEPLGNIVLEAWAHGVPVVAAASQGPSELIAHGANGLLVPVDHDAAMAASIETVLRETRLRETMIAGGRTAYERNFTEAAVVGAYADLFRRILPRS